ATTCTCGTCACGAACTCCATCGTCGTGCTCGAGAACATCAACAACAAGATCGCCAAGGGTCTCGCGGCGCGCGAGGCGGCGATCGAGGGAACCGGCGAGATCGCGGTGGCCGTCCTCGCGAGTACGATGACGAACATCGTCGTCTTCACGCCCATCGCGTTCATGAAGGGCATCATCGGCCGGTTCTTCTATCAGTTCGGCCTCACCGTCGTGTTCGCGACGCTCGTCTCGCTGCTCATCTCCTTCACGCTCACGCCGATGCTGGCGAATCTCTTCCTGAAGCGACGCGCGTCGGGCGGCGTGGAGCACGAGCACAAGGCGCTGCCCGCGCTCGCGCGATTCGACGCCGCATGGGATCGTTTTTACGAGAATCTCGCGAGCGACTATCGCCGCTCGCTCGCCTGGTGCCTGCGTCATCGCAAGACCGTCTCCGCCGCGACCACCCTGGTTTTCGCGGGGGGCATCTTCGTCTTCACGCAGGTCGGCGCGGAGTTCTTCCCGCGCGGCGACGAGGGCATCGTCGTCATCTCCGCGAAGCTGCCGCCCGGCACGAGCCTTTCCGAGACCAGCCGCACGCTCGCGCGCATCGCCGCGCGCGTGGAGGACCTCCCCGAAGTCGACACGATCCTCGAGGAAATCGGCGGCCTGGGGCGAAGCGTCAACGAAGGAAACGTGACGATCAACCTGATCGACATCGAGCGGCGCGAACGATCGACCAACGAGATCGCCGACGCGGTGCGCCCGCGCCTTTCCGATATCCCCGCCGCGGAGATTCAGATTTCCACGTCCGGCGGCGGCGGCGGGCGATGGTCGCCGATCGACGTCGAGATCACGGGGCCCGATCTTGATGTCATCCGCGGCATGGCCGACGAGGTTTCGGCGATCGCGCGAGGCATCCCCGGCGTCATCGACGTCAATTCGACCTACGAGTCCGGCAAGCCCGAGCTTTCGTTCGTTCCCGACCGCGCGCGCATGGCCGTAAGCGACGTCTCCGCGGCGCAAATCGCCGCCACGCTCCGCACGGGTTTCGTCGGCGAGGAGGTCACGTTTTACCGCGAGGCGGGCGAGGATTACGACATCCGCGTGCAGCTTGCCGAATCCGAGCGCGACATGCTCGAAAATTTCGCGACGCGCATGGTGAAAACGAAAGAGGGCTACGCGCCGCTCGCGGAGCTCGGCACGGTGCGTTTCGCAAGCTCGGAACTCAAGATCGAACGCAAGGACAAGCAACGCATCGTGCATGTGCTCGGCAACGTTTCGGGCATCACCACCGGCGAGGCGAACGAAAAGCTCGACGCAGCGATCAAGCAGAGCATCACGCCGCCGACAGGATACGAGCTTTCCTACGGCGGCGAGGCCGAGTCCATGGCGAAGGAATTTGCCTACATCTTCCAGGCGCTCATCCTCGCGATCCTTTTGACCTATCTCGTGCTCGCCGCGATTCTCGAGGACTTCACGCACCCGTTCACCATCATGCTGACGCTGCCGCTTGGGCTCATCGGGGTCGCGCTCGCGCTTTTCATCGGCAAGGTGTCGATCAACCTCATGAGCCTCATGGCGATCGTCATGCTTGTCGGCATCGTCGTGAACAACGCGATCCTGATCCTCGATTACGTCAAGCAGCTTCGCGTCGACGGGTGGGCCATCGCCGACGCCGTCATCGAGGCGTCCGCGACGCGCCTTCGGCCGATCATCATGACCAACCTCGCGATCGCGATCTCCGTCGCGCCGCAGGCGTTGACGGGCGCCGGCGCGGAATTCCGCCGCGCGCTCGCCGTCGTCACCATGGGCGGCGTGCTGGTGAGCGCCGTGTTCACGCTCTTCCTCATCCCGACGATCTACTCGGCCTTCGACCGCTTCGCGATCAAACCGAAGGTCGAACCCGCAAAGGGGGAGATAGCGACGCCGGTCCCGGCCGCGCAACCGACCGCGTAGGGAGTCACGTATGAGCGACAATAAAACGGACGCGGATTTTCTCGTCGTACAATTTTTGATTCCGGTAATTGACCGTAACGGCATCGCTTACGAGCAATCGGTGTTCATGGAGGTCCGCGAGGACCTTGAAAACGGGCTCGGGGGCTGGACGCTTACATCCGAAGGTCCAACGCCTGGAGCATGGCGAAATCCCGATTCGGGGAAGATCGAACATGACGATTCCTGGCGATACGAGGTCGGGATTCCTCGATCGCGTCTTGCCGAATTCGATGCGTAGCTTGCGAATCTTGCGTACCGAATCGGCCAGAAAGCCCTTTGGCGCGTCGCGTACGTCGAAGGGGCGGGCAAAGTCGTGTACGCGAAAGAACCCAGACAATAGCGACGCCTCTCGTTGGTTGACAAATGGATAGCAATCGATAGTATGAAAAACACGATTCGACGCGGGAGGCCGGCATGAAATACAAATTGCTGAATGGTGAATTGCTCGACATGTCAGACCTGCCGCCGGAAGACATGGGTTTTCTTTTTGATCTGATGCGAAGCTCCGCGGATGGCGAGGACTACCGGGCTTTGGCGTATCGCGTCAGCACAAGCGGCGCCTATCCACTCAAGGGGAGCCCGCGCGTAACAACCGAGGTTCACAACACAATTCTGTATCGGGTCGCCGAGGACATCGCGGATCGGGCGGCCATTCGACAGGGCGCGATGCGTCCCGATCCGAAATCGGAGCCCGTCGCCACCGAAGGCATCGTCAGCGTGACCGAGGCCGCGGAAAAGCTCGGCATCACGCGCTCGGCGGTCATCAAGGCCGCGCAGTCCGGGCGCATCCGCGGCAAAAAGATCGGCCACACGTGGGCGCTGCTCACGCGCAGCGTCGAGACGTACAAAGTCGCCGCGCATCGCGTCGAAGCGGGCCGCGCCGCTCATCGATAAGCCTTTCGTCGCTTGGGCCGGCGTCGCTTTCGCGCGGCGACGTCCCGCCGATCAGCGCAACCGGCGCGCCACCGCCTCAATCGCGCGCAAGCCGCTTCCGAATCGCGCCATCGACTCCCGGTGACGTTCGAGTTCGCTGTACGGAAGAAATCGGACGTCCAGCTCACGAACATGTTGGAACGCGGGCCGCATGAGCTGCATGCGCACGGCGTCCTGGCGGTCGTCCGGCGCCACCAGGAAAAGGCCCCGCGCCGCTTCGCTCGCGGGGCCGAGGGCAAGATCGAGCATGCGGACGATTCCCGAATGAATCGAGGTGGTGTGCTCCACCTCGAACGCCGCGGCGACGGTGTCGGATCCGCGCTCCAGGTAGAGAACGTCGATGAGACGGATGGACTCCACGGCCAGGCGTCCCGGCAACTCGGCAAGGCACCGCTCGCCAAGACGGCCGCCGTCGAACTCGCGGCCGCGATCGTTTGACGCGATCCATACGTCAAACCCCAGGGCGATCCCAAGATCGCGCAGCCATCCCTGGATCTCGGTATGCGTTCGATCGCTTTGGCTCGCGGCGGCGAGCCGCTTTTCGTTATTCGCGCTTTCGGCCTTGACGTCCGCCAGATCCTGTTCCCACGCCGCGCGCGCCGCGGCATCGCCGTCGCGGGGAGGCGCGGCGTAGCGGCGACTTCCGATATCGAACAGCAGCCCGCCGATCGCGCCCAGGTCGTTCGACAGCAGTCCGCGGTGCGTTTCGTTCAGGCGCAGGATGCCCTCGCGCATCGCCAGATATTCCTCCCAACTTCCCAGCTTGACGCGCGCCCCCGTCAGCGCATTGTAGCCGTTGACGATCGCGGTATTGAAAGGCGGCATCGTGGTCGGATGAAGAAAATACAAGAGATTGGCGGCCGCCGGCCCGAGCCCCTTGATGCGCCGGCTATCGAGATGCCGGATCGCGCGCACCAGGGCGTCGCCGCCCGAACAGCAGGCGCACGTATTCAGGAAAGCGCCGAAAGCGTGTTGGTTGTCCAGGTTCTCGTAGATATCGGGAATCCGCAGCTTGGGTTTCCACAAAAAGGCGTGATCCGCCCCCTTGAAGATCTGCCGCTGCTCGGCGATCGACCCGACGACCGTCTCCAGGGACGACCCCTTGTAGGCCGCGCCGAACGTCCCGGCCTCGATTTCCTGCGTCACCTGGGCGAGTCCCCGGCGGATGGAGCGGAAGTTCTTGATCCGCTCTTCCCACAGGAACCAACTCCGGTACGTACCGCCGGGGTCTTCCCGCCAGCGGGCGATAAGTGTTCTCAGGGCCGACTCGTCCATGGTGAATCCCCAGGCCGTGGCGCACTCGCAATGTTGTACGGCTCACAAACTAATCGTTCCTGTAGGTTGAAGACAAGATCGCGTCTCCCCGATCGGGCGAATTTGGGCGCGCCGATTTCGTAAGCCTCCTTTTGATTCGTGACGCGATTTCAAACGTCGTGCATTTCCTCTATAATCCGGCGTCGATCTTTCGGAGGGCGATCCATTGCGATACTCGATCATTGCGCTCGTAGCGGTGGTGTGCATGGGGGTTGCGGGTACGGCGACGGCCGGCAGTCCCGGCGCGACTCCGGACTACCTGCATCTTTCCTGGTTGCACGATCCCGCGACGACGATGACCGTCATGTGGCGGACGAACACCGGCATCACGGCGTCGGTCGTTCAATATGGTCTCACGAATTCCTACGGCTCCGAGCAAACCGGCGCGTACGCGCTGCTTCCCGAGGGCCGCGGCAACAGCCACACGGTCGAGCTGACCGGTCTTGCCCCGAACACGACGTACCACTACCGCGTCGGCGACGGCGGATCGAACTGGGATTCGGACCGCACCTTCCGCACCGCGCCGGACGACGTGTGCGAGCCGTTCCGTTTCATGGCGATGGGCGATTCGCGCAGCTCGACCGGCGACGGCGCGTCGATCTACTGGTCCACCGTCTTCGACGCGGCCACCGACGAAACGCCCCTGTTCGTCATTTTCAACGGCGACGCCATCGCCGAGGGCGACAAGCAGGAGGACGGCTGGGAGCAGTGGTTTGAAAACGCCGAATCCGATCTGCGTACGCAGCCCATGATGATGGCCTGGGGCAACCACGAGGATCGCGGCGGAAGCGCCTTCCTGGACAATTTCGCCATGCCGGTCAACGACGTGACGAGCGCGGAAGACTTCTACGATTTCCAGGTCGGGCCGGTGCATTTCTTCGCGCTCGATACGGAACACGGCGTGCCGCAATATCAGTCGCAGGCGGCCTGGATGGGCGACAAGCTCGCGGCGACGGACGCCGTCTGGACACTCGCCTACCAACATCGCCCGACGTATTCGTCCGGCACGACGCACGGCTCCGAGGATGACTGCCAGGACTTCTTCGAGCCCGTCTTCGACCTGTACGAGCTGGACATCAACATCGGCAGTCACGACCACATCTACGAACGCACCAAGCCGATCCGTAACGGCAGCCCGATCGCCGGCGAGGACTATTCGCGCGGCACGATGTACCTGGTGACGGGCGGGGCGGGCGCGTTCGTGAATCCGATCCTGAACATCTTCAACAATTTCTACCTGAAGGGCATCGGCGCGACGCACTACATCATGTTCGATGTGGAATTCAACCGCGTTACGCTGACGGCCAAGAGCGAGATCGGCGTCGTGTACGACACGATAACGCTCGAAAAGCCGGAACTCGGTTTCCCGACGGCGGACATCGCGGCCGTGGCGGGCCCGGTCAACGTGGGCGACACGGTACATTTCGACGGTTCCTTGTCGTCGGATCCTTGCGGCAATCTCATCGATTACGCGTGGGACTACGGCGACGGCGACACCGGAAGCGGCCCGAACGTACAGCACGTGTATAGCGAAGACGGGCTGATGACCGTGACGCTCACGGTGATGGACACCGACGGCAACTACGACAGCACCTCGATCGTGCTGGATGTTCAGCCGGCGCCGGTGGACGACGACGCCGCGGACGACGACGCGGTGGACGATGACGCCGTTGACGACGATGCGGTGGACGATGACGCGGTGGACGATGACGCCGTTGACGACGATGCCCTCGACGATGACGCCGTTGACGACGATGCCCTCGACGATGACGCCGCCGACGACGATGCCCTCGACGCTGACGCTGACGATGATGACGACGCGTCGGATGACGACGATATGTCCGACGACGACGGGGTCGACGACGACTTTGCGGGCGACGACGATTCGGCGCCCGTGCCCGGAGGCGATGACGACGACGATGGCGGCGGAGGTTGCGGCTGCTGACACCGGACTTCGCGTAAAAAAGCCGAACGCCCGCGAGCCAAGGGGACCGCGGGCGTTCGTTTGTTCCGTGCCGGCGAAAAAAACCCTTGCAATTTCAGGGGAAAGTGCGTAACTATCCAGCAAATTGGCTTGATCTAAATCAAATGCGTCACTTTGACAGGAGGAACGGAACGTGCGGACACCCACAATGTTCTTTGCGGCAGTGATGGTTCTCGTCGCGGCGGCCGGCGCCTTCGCGGACGAGAATTTCGACGCGGAACTCTATTTCGACAGCCCCTCGGCAATTGTCCCGGACACCGAATATCTCTTCGAATTCTCGGTCGAGAACTACAGCCCGGTACCGACGACGGCCGGCGTGGCCAACAACTGGATTTCGGACGTCGAGATTTTCATGCCGAGCGCGGACTACATGCCCAACGTGGTCAGCCTGGACTCCCCGGATGCCCTTCACCCGGCCGACGGCGAGTGGCAGGTTTCCTACGGCATGGACGTTGACGGCACCTACTACATCCGCTGGATGTTCGTGGCGCACGGCTCCGCGGCGGTGATCGGCGACATCCACGAGGGCGAGTTGCTTGGCTTCGAATTCACCGCGACGACGGATTCCGCGGCGACGGACGGCTTCGACTACACGCTGATCAACGATGTCGGCGACTCCATCGACGGCACGGCCTATATCGGCGGAGCGGACGACGACGCCGACGACGATGACATGGACGACGATGCTGACGACGACGACGCCTCGGATGACGACGATGCCTTTGACGACGACGATGCGTCCGATGACGACGATGCCGACGACGCGGCGGACGACGATGGCGGCGACGATGACGACGACGACGACGATGGTGGGTGCGGCTGCGGCTGCTGATCCGAACCTGAGAAACGAATCGAAAGGGCGGCGCGAATGCGCCGCCCTTTTTCTTCGCCCGGATTCCCCAAGCACGTCGCGCGGCGTGACGCGCCGTTCAATTGGATTGGAATCGGGATGGGGATTCGCACTCCATCCTCAATCCTCGATCTTCAATCCTCCAGACTTTTGAGTTGCCCGCAGGCCGCCAGGATATCCTGCCCGCGGCTTCGCCGCACGACGCAATTGATCTTCGCGTCGAGCAAGGTGCGCTGAAACGAGCGCAGGCGCGTCTCGGGCGTCGGGCGGTACGGGCAGCCCTCCCAGGGATTGAAGCAGATCAGATTCACGTGCGCCTTCAGCGGCGCCATCAGGCGGCGAAGCGCGGCGGCGTCCTCGGGCCCATCGTTCACCCCGTCGAGCATGACGTATTCGTAGGTGATGCGTTGCCGGTGGCGCAGCGGGTAGTCGCGGCACGCCTGGATGAGCGCATCGAGCGGGTATTTTCGGTTGATCGGCATGATGGCCGTGCGCGTCGCGTCGTCCGCGGCATGCAGCGAAATCGCCAGGGACGCGGCCGTGTCCGCGCCGAGCTTGCGGATCATCGGCACGACGCCCGCGGTCGAGATCGTCACCCGGCGCGCGGAGAAATTCGGCCCCATCTCGTCGATCAGCACGTTGGCCGCGTCGACGGTGGCGTCGTAATTGTAGAGCGGCTCGCCCATGCCCATGAAAACGACGTTGGTGACGGGCCGGTCAAATCCACCGTGCCGCCCCGCCGCGAGCGCCTGCTCCACGATCTCGCCCGCGGTCAGATTGCGCTCGCGGCGCATGGTCCCCGTCCGGCAGAATCGGCACGTCAGTGAACACCCCACCTGCGTGCTGACGCAGACGGTCAGCCGCCTCGTCTCGGGGATGACGACCGTTTCGACGAGCGCGCCGTCGGAAAATTCAAGCAGCAATTTCACCGTGCCGTCAGCGGCCTCGTGCCGGCGCGCCAGCCGCGCGCGGTCGATCGAAAACATCGCGGCCAGTTCGGATCGGCGCGCGGCCCTCACGTCCGTCATGTCGGAAAAGGCCGCCGCGTCGCGCTTGTAGAGCCAGCGGAAAATCTGGTCGGCGCGATACGGCCGATCGCCGATCTCGCGCAGCCGCTCGGTCAGGCGATCGCGCGGCAGCCCGAGGATCGGGGTGCGCCCAGGCGTAATGGCCGCTCGGGGAGTGCCTGGCGCGTTATCGATTTTCGCGGCGTCGGTCATGCTCATTTATCGTGTCCGGCCGGCG
Above is a window of bacterium DNA encoding:
- a CDS encoding efflux RND transporter permease subunit, coding for MFLARLAVDRPVLATVIILSLVVFGAFSFVQLSQELRPKVEFPNIVVTTVYPGAGPREVETQVTEKLEDELGTVAGLNKMESQSLENLSLIQLEFELDVDINVAATDVKDAVDLALLELPRDVEPPVVQQFNLSDLPILNVAVYSDRPLRETTHLADTRIKDVISRVEGVSKVEIIGGLEREILVAAYEDRLRAFGLEIADLVEAVRRENLNFPAGRVTRDVGEYALRMVGEFSDIESIRRLRIVTPGGATIELKDVADVRDAFEEPRELARFQTRPAVSIQVMKKDDANTVAVSDGVRRAVERLKPWLEREALSASIANDTAKYVRDAVNDALQNIIIGIVLTSLLLYLFLHDLRSTFIVALVMPASVVATFSLMYFADFTINTITLMALGICIGILVTNSIVVLENINNKIAKGLAAREAAIEGTGEIAVAVLASTMTNIVVFTPIAFMKGIIGRFFYQFGLTVVFATLVSLLISFTLTPMLANLFLKRRASGGVEHEHKALPALARFDAAWDRFYENLASDYRRSLAWCLRHRKTVSAATTLVFAGGIFVFTQVGAEFFPRGDEGIVVISAKLPPGTSLSETSRTLARIAARVEDLPEVDTILEEIGGLGRSVNEGNVTINLIDIERRERSTNEIADAVRPRLSDIPAAEIQISTSGGGGGRWSPIDVEITGPDLDVIRGMADEVSAIARGIPGVIDVNSTYESGKPELSFVPDRARMAVSDVSAAQIAATLRTGFVGEEVTFYREAGEDYDIRVQLAESERDMLENFATRMVKTKEGYAPLAELGTVRFASSELKIERKDKQRIVHVLGNVSGITTGEANEKLDAAIKQSITPPTGYELSYGGEAESMAKEFAYIFQALILAILLTYLVLAAILEDFTHPFTIMLTLPLGLIGVALALFIGKVSINLMSLMAIVMLVGIVVNNAILILDYVKQLRVDGWAIADAVIEASATRLRPIIMTNLAIAISVAPQALTGAGAEFRRALAVVTMGGVLVSAVFTLFLIPTIYSAFDRFAIKPKVEPAKGEIATPVPAAQPTA
- a CDS encoding helix-turn-helix domain-containing protein, with product MKYKLLNGELLDMSDLPPEDMGFLFDLMRSSADGEDYRALAYRVSTSGAYPLKGSPRVTTEVHNTILYRVAEDIADRAAIRQGAMRPDPKSEPVATEGIVSVTEAAEKLGITRSAVIKAAQSGRIRGKKIGHTWALLTRSVETYKVAAHRVEAGRAAHR
- a CDS encoding type II restriction endonuclease, giving the protein MDESALRTLIARWREDPGGTYRSWFLWEERIKNFRSIRRGLAQVTQEIEAGTFGAAYKGSSLETVVGSIAEQRQIFKGADHAFLWKPKLRIPDIYENLDNQHAFGAFLNTCACCSGGDALVRAIRHLDSRRIKGLGPAAANLLYFLHPTTMPPFNTAIVNGYNALTGARVKLGSWEEYLAMREGILRLNETHRGLLSNDLGAIGGLLFDIGSRRYAAPPRDGDAAARAAWEQDLADVKAESANNEKRLAAASQSDRTHTEIQGWLRDLGIALGFDVWIASNDRGREFDGGRLGERCLAELPGRLAVESIRLIDVLYLERGSDTVAAAFEVEHTTSIHSGIVRMLDLALGPASEAARGLFLVAPDDRQDAVRMQLMRPAFQHVRELDVRFLPYSELERHRESMARFGSGLRAIEAVARRLR
- a CDS encoding fibronectin type III domain-containing protein translates to MRYSIIALVAVVCMGVAGTATAGSPGATPDYLHLSWLHDPATTMTVMWRTNTGITASVVQYGLTNSYGSEQTGAYALLPEGRGNSHTVELTGLAPNTTYHYRVGDGGSNWDSDRTFRTAPDDVCEPFRFMAMGDSRSSTGDGASIYWSTVFDAATDETPLFVIFNGDAIAEGDKQEDGWEQWFENAESDLRTQPMMMAWGNHEDRGGSAFLDNFAMPVNDVTSAEDFYDFQVGPVHFFALDTEHGVPQYQSQAAWMGDKLAATDAVWTLAYQHRPTYSSGTTHGSEDDCQDFFEPVFDLYELDINIGSHDHIYERTKPIRNGSPIAGEDYSRGTMYLVTGGAGAFVNPILNIFNNFYLKGIGATHYIMFDVEFNRVTLTAKSEIGVVYDTITLEKPELGFPTADIAAVAGPVNVGDTVHFDGSLSSDPCGNLIDYAWDYGDGDTGSGPNVQHVYSEDGLMTVTLTVMDTDGNYDSTSIVLDVQPAPVDDDAADDDAVDDDAVDDDAVDDDAVDDDAVDDDALDDDAVDDDALDDDAADDDALDADADDDDDASDDDDMSDDDGVDDDFAGDDDSAPVPGGDDDDDGGGGCGC
- the rlmN gene encoding 23S rRNA (adenine(2503)-C(2))-methyltransferase RlmN yields the protein MSMTDAAKIDNAPGTPRAAITPGRTPILGLPRDRLTERLREIGDRPYRADQIFRWLYKRDAAAFSDMTDVRAARRSELAAMFSIDRARLARRHEAADGTVKLLLEFSDGALVETVVIPETRRLTVCVSTQVGCSLTCRFCRTGTMRRERNLTAGEIVEQALAAGRHGGFDRPVTNVVFMGMGEPLYNYDATVDAANVLIDEMGPNFSARRVTISTAGVVPMIRKLGADTAASLAISLHAADDATRTAIMPINRKYPLDALIQACRDYPLRHRQRITYEYVMLDGVNDGPEDAAALRRLMAPLKAHVNLICFNPWEGCPYRPTPETRLRSFQRTLLDAKINCVVRRSRGQDILAACGQLKSLED